Proteins co-encoded in one Phycodurus eques isolate BA_2022a chromosome 14, UOR_Pequ_1.1, whole genome shotgun sequence genomic window:
- the angel1 gene encoding protein angel homolog 2 isoform X3, giving the protein MACDGAAITSRVSVKLEQILPDEQLGQSSWSTKHKEEKKSEQYSVEEDGKTREAEQLICVSQKDTKMEAASKTSEAQYSAKSSDSKGETDKQETPNEEVGKMHCGLKQPNIEETAAEGSGTMAWYGAAVTSTMPIKSQKILPDQRLDQSSWSTGQKDEKMSKQYFIEGNNKTPDAKQLICVRQKDTKIEAALKTGEAQYSAKGEKDKQEMPKEEVGKKPRPLKQPVQTAAEGSEQHVTCLMETVAKMKLLEDSGNVAECSRQEAECWDEYTDVMLTALTNSNRKQTSLLSSAKNHFDTQSGWHFPVGPGLVDEIHCPLWHFPAMSYYPSVERTRPFEVMWRLWHESLTEDSDTDVAFTKPSMDFTVMSYNILAQDLLEANMELYTHCPQEVLDWSNRCSLLLEEIHRWAPDILCLQEVQENHYQTQLYPVLTQMGYNCVYKRRTGNKTDGCATCYRSSRFSELSVTPIEFFRPQTELLDRHNVGILVVLRPVVYKESKIWAKGSLLCVANTHLLFNPSRGDVKLAQLAILLAEIDNVVKLWRAKGEHCNVIMCGDLNSVPHMPLYQLITTGELHFQGLPAWMVSGQKDLSHKATCHRLFAPLWPGCLGISDSCQYVTAAEVDASHSPVTDLLSRNEPNIRFQHIIRHQLDLESTYKHTIPDSGDSEVTTLHSEGAATVDYIFYSPERLSYQAAGQFGCEGLKLVGCLSLLSEDTLWSIEGLPSYIFPSDHLSLVAKFRLDLKAAAC; this is encoded by the exons ATGGCATGTGATGGTGCTGCTATCACGAGCAGGGTCTCCGTCAAGTTGGAACAAATCCTGCCAGACGAGCAGCTCGGCCAAAGCAGTTGGTCGACAAAACACAAGGAGGAAAAGAAGAGTGAACAATACTCAGTTGAGGAAGACGGGAAGACACGCGAAGCAGAGCAGCTGATATGTGTCAGTCAAAAGGACACAAAGATGGAGGCAGCTTCAAAGACAAGTGAGGCCCAATATTCAGCAAAGTCCAGCGACTCAAAGGGAGAAACAGATAAACAGGAGACACCCAACGAAGAAGTTGGGAAAATGCACTGTGGGCTTAAGCAACCAAACATTGAAGAAACTGCAGCTGAGGGCAGTGGCACAATGGCGTGGTATGGTGCAGCTGTCACAAGTACGATGCCAATCAAGTCTCAAAAAATCTTGCCGGACCAGCGGCTCGACCAAAGCAGTTGGTCTACAGGACAAAAGGATGAAAAGATGAGCAAGCAATACTTCATTGAGGGAAACAATAAGACACCAGATGCAAAACAGCTGATATGTGTCCGTCAGAAGGACACAAAAATTGAGGCAGCTTTAAAAACGGGTGAGGCACAATATTCAGCAAAGGGTGAAAAAGATAAACAGGAGATGCCCAAAGAAGAAGTAGGGAAAAAGCCCCGTCCACTTAAGCAACCAGTACAAACTGCAGCTGAGGGCAGTGAGCAGCATGTCACCTGTCTTATGGAGACTGTAGCGAAGATGAAACTTTTAGAAGACTCTGGAAATGTAGCTGAGTGCAGCAGACAAGAAGCAGAGTGCTGGGATGAATATACTGATGTAATGCTGACTGCTCTAACAAATTCAAACCGGAAGCAGACATCACTGCTGTCCAGTGCTAAAAATCACTTTGATACCCAAAGTGGATGGCACTTCCCTGTGGGACCTGGCTTAGTGGATGAAATCCATTGCCCACTCTGGCATTTTCCTGCAATGAGCTATTATCCTTCAGTGGAACGGACGAGGCCCTTTGAAG TAATGTGGAGATTATGGCACGAAAGTTTAACAGAGGACTCCGACACAGATGTCGCTTTCACAAAGCCCTCCATGGACTTTACAGTCATGTCCTACAACATCTTGGCCCAAGACCTGTTGGAGGCCAACATGGAGCTGTACACACACTGCCCTCAAGAGGTACTGGATTGGAGCAACCGCTGCAGCCTGCTTTTGGAGGAAATACACAGATGGGCGCCAGAT ATTCTTTGTCTCCAAGAGGTCCAGGAGAACCACTATCAAACACAACTGTATCCAGTACTGACTCAGATGG GCTACAACTGTGTCTACAAGCGGCGCACAGGCAACAAGACAGACGGCTGTGCTACTTGCTATCGCAGCAGTCGCTTTTCTGAGCTGTCAGTCACACCGATAGAGTTCTTCAGGCCCCAAACTGAGCTTCTGGACCGACACAACGTGGGCATACTTGTGGTACTTCGGCCGGTTGTCTACAAGGAGTCCAAGATCTGGGCGAAGGGCTCGCTACTCTGTGTGGCCAACACACACCTGCTCTTCAATCCCAGCAGGGGGGATGTCAAACTGGCTCAGCTGGCCATATTGCTGGCCGAGATCGACAACGTGGTCAAGTTGTGGAGGGCTAAAGGTGAACACTGTAATGTTATCATGTGCGGAGACTTAAATTCTGTGCCACACATGCCTCTTTATCAGCTCATCACAACTGGGGAGCTCCACTTCCAGGGTCTACCGGCATGGATG GTGTCAGGTCAGAAGGATCTTTCACACAAAGCCACTTGCCACAGACTGTTTGCTCCTCTATGGCCCGGCTGTCTGGGAATTTCCGACAGCTGCCAGTATGTCACTGCCGCTGAGGTGGATGCAAGCCACAGTCCAGTCACAG atttgCTGAGCAGAAATGAGCCGAATATTAG GTTTCAACACATTATAAGACATCAGTTAGACCTGGAGTCCACCTATAAGCATACAATCCCTGACTCTGGTGACTCGGAAGTCACAACCCTACACTCTGAAGGTGCTGCCACTGTCGACTATATCTTCTATTCCCCTGAACGCCTCTCATATCAAGCAG CAGGCCAGTTTGGCTGTGAAGGTCTGAAGTTGGTTGGTTGTCTCTCACTGCTATCTGAGGATACCTTATGGTCCATAGAGGGCCTTCCCAGCTACATATTCCCATCTGATCATCTCAGTCTTGTGGCTAAATTCCGGTTGGACCTGAAAGCAGCAGCGTGTTAA
- the angel1 gene encoding protein angel homolog 2 isoform X2, which produces MIACLLFYALYPLSRYMLRRTTVVNGTMACDGAAITSRVSVKLEQILPDEQLGQSSWSTKHKEEKKSEQYSVEEDGKTREAEQLICVSQKDTKMEAASKTSEAQYSAKSSDSKGETDKQETPNEEVGKMHCGLKQPNIEETAAEGSGTMAWYGAAVTSTMPIKSQKILPDQRLDQSSWSTGQKDEKMSKQYFIEGNNKTPDAKQLICVRQKDTKIEAALKTGEAQYSAKGEKDKQEMPKEEVGKKPRPLKQPVQTAAEGSEQHVTCLMETVAKMKLLEDSGNVAECSRQEAECWDEYTDVMLTALTNSNRKQTSLLSSAKNHFDTQSGWHFPVGPGLVDEIHCPLWHFPAMSYYPSVERTRPFEVMWRLWHESLTEDSDTDVAFTKPSMDFTVMSYNILAQDLLEANMELYTHCPQEVLDWSNRCSLLLEEIHRWAPDILCLQEVQENHYQTQLYPVLTQMGYNCVYKRRTGNKTDGCATCYRSSRFSELSVTPIEFFRPQTELLDRHNVGILVVLRPVVYKESKIWAKGSLLCVANTHLLFNPSRGDVKLAQLAILLAEIDNVVKLWRAKGEHCNVIMCGDLNSVPHMPLYQLITTGELHFQGLPAWMVSGQKDLSHKATCHRLFAPLWPGCLGISDSCQYVTAAEVDASHSPVTDLLSRNEPNIRFQHIIRHQLDLESTYKHTIPDSGDSEVTTLHSEGAATVDYIFYSPERLSYQAGQFGCEGLKLVGCLSLLSEDTLWSIEGLPSYIFPSDHLSLVAKFRLDLKAAAC; this is translated from the exons ATGATCGCCTGCCTGTTATTTTACGCTCTCTACCCACTGTCACGCTACATGCTTAGACGAACCACGG TTGTCAATGGCACGATGGCATGTGATGGTGCTGCTATCACGAGCAGGGTCTCCGTCAAGTTGGAACAAATCCTGCCAGACGAGCAGCTCGGCCAAAGCAGTTGGTCGACAAAACACAAGGAGGAAAAGAAGAGTGAACAATACTCAGTTGAGGAAGACGGGAAGACACGCGAAGCAGAGCAGCTGATATGTGTCAGTCAAAAGGACACAAAGATGGAGGCAGCTTCAAAGACAAGTGAGGCCCAATATTCAGCAAAGTCCAGCGACTCAAAGGGAGAAACAGATAAACAGGAGACACCCAACGAAGAAGTTGGGAAAATGCACTGTGGGCTTAAGCAACCAAACATTGAAGAAACTGCAGCTGAGGGCAGTGGCACAATGGCGTGGTATGGTGCAGCTGTCACAAGTACGATGCCAATCAAGTCTCAAAAAATCTTGCCGGACCAGCGGCTCGACCAAAGCAGTTGGTCTACAGGACAAAAGGATGAAAAGATGAGCAAGCAATACTTCATTGAGGGAAACAATAAGACACCAGATGCAAAACAGCTGATATGTGTCCGTCAGAAGGACACAAAAATTGAGGCAGCTTTAAAAACGGGTGAGGCACAATATTCAGCAAAGGGTGAAAAAGATAAACAGGAGATGCCCAAAGAAGAAGTAGGGAAAAAGCCCCGTCCACTTAAGCAACCAGTACAAACTGCAGCTGAGGGCAGTGAGCAGCATGTCACCTGTCTTATGGAGACTGTAGCGAAGATGAAACTTTTAGAAGACTCTGGAAATGTAGCTGAGTGCAGCAGACAAGAAGCAGAGTGCTGGGATGAATATACTGATGTAATGCTGACTGCTCTAACAAATTCAAACCGGAAGCAGACATCACTGCTGTCCAGTGCTAAAAATCACTTTGATACCCAAAGTGGATGGCACTTCCCTGTGGGACCTGGCTTAGTGGATGAAATCCATTGCCCACTCTGGCATTTTCCTGCAATGAGCTATTATCCTTCAGTGGAACGGACGAGGCCCTTTGAAG TAATGTGGAGATTATGGCACGAAAGTTTAACAGAGGACTCCGACACAGATGTCGCTTTCACAAAGCCCTCCATGGACTTTACAGTCATGTCCTACAACATCTTGGCCCAAGACCTGTTGGAGGCCAACATGGAGCTGTACACACACTGCCCTCAAGAGGTACTGGATTGGAGCAACCGCTGCAGCCTGCTTTTGGAGGAAATACACAGATGGGCGCCAGAT ATTCTTTGTCTCCAAGAGGTCCAGGAGAACCACTATCAAACACAACTGTATCCAGTACTGACTCAGATGG GCTACAACTGTGTCTACAAGCGGCGCACAGGCAACAAGACAGACGGCTGTGCTACTTGCTATCGCAGCAGTCGCTTTTCTGAGCTGTCAGTCACACCGATAGAGTTCTTCAGGCCCCAAACTGAGCTTCTGGACCGACACAACGTGGGCATACTTGTGGTACTTCGGCCGGTTGTCTACAAGGAGTCCAAGATCTGGGCGAAGGGCTCGCTACTCTGTGTGGCCAACACACACCTGCTCTTCAATCCCAGCAGGGGGGATGTCAAACTGGCTCAGCTGGCCATATTGCTGGCCGAGATCGACAACGTGGTCAAGTTGTGGAGGGCTAAAGGTGAACACTGTAATGTTATCATGTGCGGAGACTTAAATTCTGTGCCACACATGCCTCTTTATCAGCTCATCACAACTGGGGAGCTCCACTTCCAGGGTCTACCGGCATGGATG GTGTCAGGTCAGAAGGATCTTTCACACAAAGCCACTTGCCACAGACTGTTTGCTCCTCTATGGCCCGGCTGTCTGGGAATTTCCGACAGCTGCCAGTATGTCACTGCCGCTGAGGTGGATGCAAGCCACAGTCCAGTCACAG atttgCTGAGCAGAAATGAGCCGAATATTAG GTTTCAACACATTATAAGACATCAGTTAGACCTGGAGTCCACCTATAAGCATACAATCCCTGACTCTGGTGACTCGGAAGTCACAACCCTACACTCTGAAGGTGCTGCCACTGTCGACTATATCTTCTATTCCCCTGAACGCCTCTCATATCAAGCAG GCCAGTTTGGCTGTGAAGGTCTGAAGTTGGTTGGTTGTCTCTCACTGCTATCTGAGGATACCTTATGGTCCATAGAGGGCCTTCCCAGCTACATATTCCCATCTGATCATCTCAGTCTTGTGGCTAAATTCCGGTTGGACCTGAAAGCAGCAGCGTGTTAA
- the angel1 gene encoding protein angel homolog 2 isoform X1, which produces MIACLLFYALYPLSRYMLRRTTVVNGTMACDGAAITSRVSVKLEQILPDEQLGQSSWSTKHKEEKKSEQYSVEEDGKTREAEQLICVSQKDTKMEAASKTSEAQYSAKSSDSKGETDKQETPNEEVGKMHCGLKQPNIEETAAEGSGTMAWYGAAVTSTMPIKSQKILPDQRLDQSSWSTGQKDEKMSKQYFIEGNNKTPDAKQLICVRQKDTKIEAALKTGEAQYSAKGEKDKQEMPKEEVGKKPRPLKQPVQTAAEGSEQHVTCLMETVAKMKLLEDSGNVAECSRQEAECWDEYTDVMLTALTNSNRKQTSLLSSAKNHFDTQSGWHFPVGPGLVDEIHCPLWHFPAMSYYPSVERTRPFEVMWRLWHESLTEDSDTDVAFTKPSMDFTVMSYNILAQDLLEANMELYTHCPQEVLDWSNRCSLLLEEIHRWAPDILCLQEVQENHYQTQLYPVLTQMGYNCVYKRRTGNKTDGCATCYRSSRFSELSVTPIEFFRPQTELLDRHNVGILVVLRPVVYKESKIWAKGSLLCVANTHLLFNPSRGDVKLAQLAILLAEIDNVVKLWRAKGEHCNVIMCGDLNSVPHMPLYQLITTGELHFQGLPAWMVSGQKDLSHKATCHRLFAPLWPGCLGISDSCQYVTAAEVDASHSPVTDLLSRNEPNIRFQHIIRHQLDLESTYKHTIPDSGDSEVTTLHSEGAATVDYIFYSPERLSYQAAGQFGCEGLKLVGCLSLLSEDTLWSIEGLPSYIFPSDHLSLVAKFRLDLKAAAC; this is translated from the exons ATGATCGCCTGCCTGTTATTTTACGCTCTCTACCCACTGTCACGCTACATGCTTAGACGAACCACGG TTGTCAATGGCACGATGGCATGTGATGGTGCTGCTATCACGAGCAGGGTCTCCGTCAAGTTGGAACAAATCCTGCCAGACGAGCAGCTCGGCCAAAGCAGTTGGTCGACAAAACACAAGGAGGAAAAGAAGAGTGAACAATACTCAGTTGAGGAAGACGGGAAGACACGCGAAGCAGAGCAGCTGATATGTGTCAGTCAAAAGGACACAAAGATGGAGGCAGCTTCAAAGACAAGTGAGGCCCAATATTCAGCAAAGTCCAGCGACTCAAAGGGAGAAACAGATAAACAGGAGACACCCAACGAAGAAGTTGGGAAAATGCACTGTGGGCTTAAGCAACCAAACATTGAAGAAACTGCAGCTGAGGGCAGTGGCACAATGGCGTGGTATGGTGCAGCTGTCACAAGTACGATGCCAATCAAGTCTCAAAAAATCTTGCCGGACCAGCGGCTCGACCAAAGCAGTTGGTCTACAGGACAAAAGGATGAAAAGATGAGCAAGCAATACTTCATTGAGGGAAACAATAAGACACCAGATGCAAAACAGCTGATATGTGTCCGTCAGAAGGACACAAAAATTGAGGCAGCTTTAAAAACGGGTGAGGCACAATATTCAGCAAAGGGTGAAAAAGATAAACAGGAGATGCCCAAAGAAGAAGTAGGGAAAAAGCCCCGTCCACTTAAGCAACCAGTACAAACTGCAGCTGAGGGCAGTGAGCAGCATGTCACCTGTCTTATGGAGACTGTAGCGAAGATGAAACTTTTAGAAGACTCTGGAAATGTAGCTGAGTGCAGCAGACAAGAAGCAGAGTGCTGGGATGAATATACTGATGTAATGCTGACTGCTCTAACAAATTCAAACCGGAAGCAGACATCACTGCTGTCCAGTGCTAAAAATCACTTTGATACCCAAAGTGGATGGCACTTCCCTGTGGGACCTGGCTTAGTGGATGAAATCCATTGCCCACTCTGGCATTTTCCTGCAATGAGCTATTATCCTTCAGTGGAACGGACGAGGCCCTTTGAAG TAATGTGGAGATTATGGCACGAAAGTTTAACAGAGGACTCCGACACAGATGTCGCTTTCACAAAGCCCTCCATGGACTTTACAGTCATGTCCTACAACATCTTGGCCCAAGACCTGTTGGAGGCCAACATGGAGCTGTACACACACTGCCCTCAAGAGGTACTGGATTGGAGCAACCGCTGCAGCCTGCTTTTGGAGGAAATACACAGATGGGCGCCAGAT ATTCTTTGTCTCCAAGAGGTCCAGGAGAACCACTATCAAACACAACTGTATCCAGTACTGACTCAGATGG GCTACAACTGTGTCTACAAGCGGCGCACAGGCAACAAGACAGACGGCTGTGCTACTTGCTATCGCAGCAGTCGCTTTTCTGAGCTGTCAGTCACACCGATAGAGTTCTTCAGGCCCCAAACTGAGCTTCTGGACCGACACAACGTGGGCATACTTGTGGTACTTCGGCCGGTTGTCTACAAGGAGTCCAAGATCTGGGCGAAGGGCTCGCTACTCTGTGTGGCCAACACACACCTGCTCTTCAATCCCAGCAGGGGGGATGTCAAACTGGCTCAGCTGGCCATATTGCTGGCCGAGATCGACAACGTGGTCAAGTTGTGGAGGGCTAAAGGTGAACACTGTAATGTTATCATGTGCGGAGACTTAAATTCTGTGCCACACATGCCTCTTTATCAGCTCATCACAACTGGGGAGCTCCACTTCCAGGGTCTACCGGCATGGATG GTGTCAGGTCAGAAGGATCTTTCACACAAAGCCACTTGCCACAGACTGTTTGCTCCTCTATGGCCCGGCTGTCTGGGAATTTCCGACAGCTGCCAGTATGTCACTGCCGCTGAGGTGGATGCAAGCCACAGTCCAGTCACAG atttgCTGAGCAGAAATGAGCCGAATATTAG GTTTCAACACATTATAAGACATCAGTTAGACCTGGAGTCCACCTATAAGCATACAATCCCTGACTCTGGTGACTCGGAAGTCACAACCCTACACTCTGAAGGTGCTGCCACTGTCGACTATATCTTCTATTCCCCTGAACGCCTCTCATATCAAGCAG CAGGCCAGTTTGGCTGTGAAGGTCTGAAGTTGGTTGGTTGTCTCTCACTGCTATCTGAGGATACCTTATGGTCCATAGAGGGCCTTCCCAGCTACATATTCCCATCTGATCATCTCAGTCTTGTGGCTAAATTCCGGTTGGACCTGAAAGCAGCAGCGTGTTAA
- the LOC133413038 gene encoding leucine-rich repeat-containing protein 74A: MSTLTFESLCLEDNDPSTTLRRGLEEDFDTDLDEKEDRSNKTSIADVYRQACKLVGVVPVSYFIRNLDSPTMTLTHHGLGPLGCKALAIALVSDTHLNTLELADNYIQAEGAKDLAEMLKANFTIQHLDLSNNHLLSSGAEYVGKMLLDSLSLKSIKLSGNGFTDDDAKYFVEAFSINLSIKELDLSHNRFCGRGGEHLGLLLASNACLEVLNLCWNQLRMKGAVALTAGLKVNTMLKHLDLSWNGFGNEGALAMGEALKFNNTLVHLNLNNNRITNEGVSMLCRGLEYNDTLRVLMLAYNSLTVEGALSLVNMVKKTPKTALEEINICNVLVNENFLHLLEVTCKEHPSLDVQYGGVGVFIAKKPVKRIDPMKVIQDYLDQHKIRLWDFFRNIDKDATMQVPVVDFRNAVQQSSVPLDRFQIEEFIQRLDRDRTGMVDYRGLVDTRKQMMQNHRQHLRKIASRQKKEKHKSDRILKTFQSAVEAVTPHGSVVISPGDVKEESAGPHRFSATPLSSWHHIVMSNSGWYTVSNPSSDHVHLPMLAGATPPHITKSSDLYSRSQPNLLITSPQSAQGRSIPAWAVNYTLEMGRNKIKQPTVSHLTRSRPALDSTQLRNKAKKGKKAKAKKFVEKNSKNMNSF, translated from the exons ATGTCAACACTCACTTTTGAGTCCCTCTGTTTAGAGGATAATGATCCATCCACGACATTGAGacgaggcttggaagaggattTTGACACAGACTTGGATG aaaaagaaGACAGAAGCAATAAGACGTCCATAGCTGATGTCTACCGACAAGCCTGCAAGCTGGTGGGTGTTGTTCCAGTCTCCTACTTCATACGGAATCTCGACTCTCCCACCATGACCCTCACCCACCATGGCCTTGGACCTTTGGGGTGCAAAGCACTCGCTATTGCTTTGGTG AGTGATACGCATCTCAATACTCTGGAACTGGCTGACAACTACATACAAGCAGAGGGAGCCAAGGACCTGGCAGAGATGCTGAAGGCTAATTTCACCATCCAGCATTTG GACTTGTCCAACAACCATCTTCTTTCTTCTGGAGCTGAGTATGTAGGCAAAATGTTGCTGGACAGCCTTTCGCTAAAATCTATCAAACTCTCag GAAATGGATTTACAGATGATGATGCAAAGTATTTTGTAGAAGCCTTTTCG attAATTTAAGTATTAAGGAGTTAGACCTCAGCCATAATAGGTTTTGTGGACGCGGAGGAGAGCATCTTGGACTGTTGCTGG CAAGCAACGCGTGTCTGGAGGTGTTGAACCTTTGTTGGAATCAACTCAGAATGAAAGGAGCTGTTGCTCTAACTGCTGGACTCAAG GTGAATACAATGTTAAAGCACCTTGATCTATCATGGAATGGTTTTGGGAACGAGGGGGCCCTAGCAATGGGTGAAGCTCTGAAATTCAACAACACTCTGGTGCACCTCAACCTCAACAACAACCGCATCACCAATGAGGGTGTCAGCATGCTCTGCAGGGGTCTTGAGTACAACGACACTCTCCGGGTTCTGATG CTAGCTTACAATTCACTAACAGTCGAGGGAGCACTGTCCCTGGTCAATATGGTAAAGAAAACGCCTAAAACTGCCTTGGAAGAGATTAATATATGT AATGTGTTGGTCAATGAAAACTTTTTACATCTGCTGGAGGTGACATGCAAAGAGCATCCAAGTTTGGATGTACAGTATGGAGgggttggagtttttattgccaAGAAACCAGTCAAACGGATCGATCCAATGAAAGTCATCCAG GACTATCTGGATCAACACAAGATACGTTTGTGGGATTTCTTCCGAAATATTGACAAAGATGCCACCATGCAAGTCCCTGTGGTTGATTTCAGGAACGCAGTACAG CAATCAAGTGTTCCCTTGGATCGATTCCAGATTGAAGAGTTTATCCAGAGGCTCGATCGCGACAGGACAGGAATGGTAGACTACAG GGGACTGGTAGATACCAGGAAGCAGATGATGCAGAATCACCGCCAACATCTGCGGAAGATCGCATCCCGTCAGAAGAAAGAGAAGCATAAGAGCGACCGCATCCTCAAGACGTTCCAGAGCGCCGTGGAGGCAGTGACGCCTCACGGCTCTGTGGTCATATCTCCAGGGGATGTCAAAGAAGAGTCAGCTGGGCCCCATCGCTTCTCCGCAACTCCTCTCAGCTCTTGGCACCACATTGTGATGTCAAACAGTGGCTGGTACACAGTCTCCAACCCCAGCAGTGACCACGTCCACCTGCCCATGTTAGCAGGCGCGACGCCACCCCATATCACCAAGTCTTCAGATTTGTACTCGCGTTCCCAACCTAACTTGCTGATTACTTCTCCTCAATCTGCCCAAGGCAGGTCCATCCCTGCATGGGCTGTAAATTACACTCTCGAGATGGGCCGCAACAAGATTAAGCAACCAACTGTTAGCCACCTGACCAGGTCCAGACCTGCTCTTGATAGCACGCAGCTTAGGAATAAAGCCAAGAAAGGGAAAAAAGCTAAAGCGAAGAAATTTGTGGAGAAGAACTCAAAGAATATgaactcattttaa
- the angel1 gene encoding uncharacterized protein angel1 isoform X4 has translation MIACLLFYALYPLSRYMLRRTTVVNGTMACDGAAITSRVSVKLEQILPDEQLGQSSWSTKHKEEKKSEQYSVEEDGKTREAEQLICVSQKDTKMEAASKTSEAQYSAKSSDSKGETDKQETPNEEVGKMHCGLKQPNIEETAAEGSGTMAWYGAAVTSTMPIKSQKILPDQRLDQSSWSTGQKDEKMSKQYFIEGNNKTPDAKQLICVRQKDTKIEAALKTGEAQYSAKGEKDKQEMPKEEVGKKPRPLKQPVQTAAEGSEQHVTCLMETVAKMKLLEDSGNVAECSRQEAECWDEYTDVMLTALTNSNRKQTSLLSSAKNHFDTQSGWHFPVGPGLVDEIHCPLWHFPAMSYYPSVERTRPFEVMWRLWHESLTEDSDTDVAFTKPSMDFTVMSYNILAQDLLEANMELYTHCPQEVLDWSNRCSLLLEEIHRWAPDILCLQEVQENHYQTQLYPVLTQMGYNCVYKRRTGNKTDGCATCYRSSRFSELSVTPIEFFRPQTELLDRHNVGILVVLRPVVYKESKIWAKGSLLCVANTHLLFNPSRGDVKLAQLAILLAEIDNVVKLWRAKGEHCNVIMCGDLNSVPHMPLYQLITTGELHFQGLPAWMVSGQKDLSHKATCHRLFAPLWPGCLGISDSCQYVTAAEVDASHSPVTGFNTL, from the exons ATGATCGCCTGCCTGTTATTTTACGCTCTCTACCCACTGTCACGCTACATGCTTAGACGAACCACGG TTGTCAATGGCACGATGGCATGTGATGGTGCTGCTATCACGAGCAGGGTCTCCGTCAAGTTGGAACAAATCCTGCCAGACGAGCAGCTCGGCCAAAGCAGTTGGTCGACAAAACACAAGGAGGAAAAGAAGAGTGAACAATACTCAGTTGAGGAAGACGGGAAGACACGCGAAGCAGAGCAGCTGATATGTGTCAGTCAAAAGGACACAAAGATGGAGGCAGCTTCAAAGACAAGTGAGGCCCAATATTCAGCAAAGTCCAGCGACTCAAAGGGAGAAACAGATAAACAGGAGACACCCAACGAAGAAGTTGGGAAAATGCACTGTGGGCTTAAGCAACCAAACATTGAAGAAACTGCAGCTGAGGGCAGTGGCACAATGGCGTGGTATGGTGCAGCTGTCACAAGTACGATGCCAATCAAGTCTCAAAAAATCTTGCCGGACCAGCGGCTCGACCAAAGCAGTTGGTCTACAGGACAAAAGGATGAAAAGATGAGCAAGCAATACTTCATTGAGGGAAACAATAAGACACCAGATGCAAAACAGCTGATATGTGTCCGTCAGAAGGACACAAAAATTGAGGCAGCTTTAAAAACGGGTGAGGCACAATATTCAGCAAAGGGTGAAAAAGATAAACAGGAGATGCCCAAAGAAGAAGTAGGGAAAAAGCCCCGTCCACTTAAGCAACCAGTACAAACTGCAGCTGAGGGCAGTGAGCAGCATGTCACCTGTCTTATGGAGACTGTAGCGAAGATGAAACTTTTAGAAGACTCTGGAAATGTAGCTGAGTGCAGCAGACAAGAAGCAGAGTGCTGGGATGAATATACTGATGTAATGCTGACTGCTCTAACAAATTCAAACCGGAAGCAGACATCACTGCTGTCCAGTGCTAAAAATCACTTTGATACCCAAAGTGGATGGCACTTCCCTGTGGGACCTGGCTTAGTGGATGAAATCCATTGCCCACTCTGGCATTTTCCTGCAATGAGCTATTATCCTTCAGTGGAACGGACGAGGCCCTTTGAAG TAATGTGGAGATTATGGCACGAAAGTTTAACAGAGGACTCCGACACAGATGTCGCTTTCACAAAGCCCTCCATGGACTTTACAGTCATGTCCTACAACATCTTGGCCCAAGACCTGTTGGAGGCCAACATGGAGCTGTACACACACTGCCCTCAAGAGGTACTGGATTGGAGCAACCGCTGCAGCCTGCTTTTGGAGGAAATACACAGATGGGCGCCAGAT ATTCTTTGTCTCCAAGAGGTCCAGGAGAACCACTATCAAACACAACTGTATCCAGTACTGACTCAGATGG GCTACAACTGTGTCTACAAGCGGCGCACAGGCAACAAGACAGACGGCTGTGCTACTTGCTATCGCAGCAGTCGCTTTTCTGAGCTGTCAGTCACACCGATAGAGTTCTTCAGGCCCCAAACTGAGCTTCTGGACCGACACAACGTGGGCATACTTGTGGTACTTCGGCCGGTTGTCTACAAGGAGTCCAAGATCTGGGCGAAGGGCTCGCTACTCTGTGTGGCCAACACACACCTGCTCTTCAATCCCAGCAGGGGGGATGTCAAACTGGCTCAGCTGGCCATATTGCTGGCCGAGATCGACAACGTGGTCAAGTTGTGGAGGGCTAAAGGTGAACACTGTAATGTTATCATGTGCGGAGACTTAAATTCTGTGCCACACATGCCTCTTTATCAGCTCATCACAACTGGGGAGCTCCACTTCCAGGGTCTACCGGCATGGATG GTGTCAGGTCAGAAGGATCTTTCACACAAAGCCACTTGCCACAGACTGTTTGCTCCTCTATGGCCCGGCTGTCTGGGAATTTCCGACAGCTGCCAGTATGTCACTGCCGCTGAGGTGGATGCAAGCCACAGTCCAGTCACAG GTTTCAACACATTATAA